One genomic region from Sphingobacterium sp. UGAL515B_05 encodes:
- a CDS encoding TIGR01777 family oxidoreductase produces MNKIVIAGGTGFVGQYLSERFRTLGYHVIIIGRRPGNILWTDRSAISDSLENAAMLINLAGKSVNCRYNEKNKAEIFSSRTATTTLLGELIAGCTNPPKLWLNASTATIYRHAEDRPMTESSGEIGRGFSVDVATLWEKTFFDFKSEKTRQVALRMAIVLGADGGVILPFKNLVRAGLGGIQGNGRQYFSWIHIEDLFQLILFLKGHEDLYGVVNCAAPNPIMNKTFMATFRQVMNRKIGLPSPKWLLEIGAALIGTETELLLKSRWVLPERLENSGFTFQFPTISTALQDILQRE; encoded by the coding sequence ATGAATAAAATAGTCATCGCTGGAGGAACAGGTTTTGTTGGACAATATCTTTCCGAGAGATTTCGTACATTAGGCTATCACGTAATCATCATTGGCCGTCGGCCGGGCAATATCCTTTGGACCGATCGATCCGCTATTTCCGATTCACTGGAAAATGCAGCGATGCTAATCAATCTAGCCGGAAAATCTGTCAACTGTCGGTATAACGAAAAAAATAAGGCCGAAATATTTTCTTCACGAACAGCAACGACTACGCTTCTCGGGGAGCTCATAGCAGGCTGTACCAATCCACCAAAGCTATGGCTAAACGCGAGTACCGCCACCATCTATCGTCACGCCGAAGATCGTCCAATGACAGAAAGTTCGGGGGAGATCGGAAGAGGTTTTTCCGTTGATGTTGCAACATTATGGGAAAAGACTTTCTTCGACTTCAAATCGGAAAAGACAAGACAGGTGGCACTTCGGATGGCGATAGTTTTGGGCGCGGATGGAGGGGTTATCCTTCCTTTTAAAAATCTTGTACGTGCCGGACTAGGGGGAATACAGGGAAATGGCCGGCAATATTTTAGCTGGATTCATATTGAAGATCTATTTCAGCTTATTTTGTTCTTAAAAGGCCATGAGGATTTGTATGGTGTCGTCAATTGTGCGGCACCCAACCCGATTATGAATAAGACTTTTATGGCAACTTTTAGACAGGTAATGAACCGCAAAATTGGCCTACCATCTCCAAAATGGCTACTGGAAATAGGTGCGGCTTTAATTGGCACGGAGACAGAGCTGCTTTTAAAAAGCCGTTGGGTATTACCTGAAAGGTTGGAGAACAGTGGATTTACCTTCCAGTTTCCAACAATTTCAACTGCTTTGCAGGATATTCTGCAGCGGGAATAA
- a CDS encoding DNA topoisomerase 3, translating to MKVVIAEKPSVARDLARVMGAKEVKDGYIAGNGYAFTYAFGHLVQLCTPQAYGYNSWTISNLPIIPPTFKLESKKVKRDGKQMDDTGAVKQLNTIKSLLEQAEEIIVATDAGREGELIFRNIYYFLGSKVPFKRLWISSQTDKAIKEGFANLKAGTEYDSLYMSARSRSESDWLIGINATQAITLAAGNKGLLSLGRVQTPTLAMICSRYLENKDFKPQAFYKIQAGFEKDNISFKATSNKIDKKDVAEQTIARLTVGSNARVAKVEAKETKEQPPLLFDLTSLQQDANKKYGYSADQTLSIAQTLYEKKVITYPRTGSRYIGEDVFEEIGALFQHLADTADESIASIAKNLIGAKLNKRSVDDKKVTDHHALLVTDEKPGPMLKEQQNVYNMIAKRMVESFSEVCIKDITTVTIDAQGVELIAKGTVIKQYGWRLSAEQIEAPDEDKNNDDQDNENAQLPRLLAEELLQVLTLELAERFTKARPIHTEASLLKAMETSGKEIEDDEMRQAMKDCGLGTPATRAATIETLFQRDYIKRDKKKLIPTEKGLAVYNLVKDRSIAKVTLTGKWEQKLEEMRANKVSYDVFMKHIKDYTAKITKELLTLRISLVQEEVKPQQKGKIKCPKCEKGLILLYDKVAQCDHYARGCDFKIWRTLNGIFLDEKEMKNLLEKGKTSEFKGVKNNEGAIVTAPLVFENFKVNVG from the coding sequence ATGAAGGTTGTAATTGCTGAAAAGCCCTCCGTGGCGCGTGATCTGGCTCGAGTGATGGGGGCGAAGGAAGTCAAAGACGGTTATATCGCCGGCAATGGCTATGCTTTTACGTATGCTTTTGGTCATTTAGTTCAACTCTGTACGCCACAGGCTTACGGATACAATTCGTGGACAATCTCGAATTTGCCGATCATTCCACCAACATTTAAGCTGGAGTCGAAGAAGGTGAAGCGTGATGGCAAGCAGATGGATGATACTGGAGCAGTGAAACAACTCAACACCATAAAATCCCTTTTAGAACAGGCCGAAGAAATTATTGTGGCGACCGATGCTGGACGGGAAGGGGAATTGATCTTTCGTAATATATACTATTTTTTGGGTTCTAAAGTCCCTTTTAAACGCCTTTGGATATCGAGCCAAACAGATAAGGCCATTAAAGAAGGATTTGCCAATTTGAAAGCAGGTACCGAATACGATAGCCTATATATGTCTGCTCGCTCACGTTCGGAATCAGACTGGCTCATCGGTATTAATGCGACGCAGGCCATCACCTTGGCGGCGGGAAATAAAGGATTACTTTCTTTGGGCCGTGTGCAGACACCAACTTTGGCCATGATTTGTTCGCGCTACCTGGAAAACAAAGATTTTAAACCCCAGGCATTTTATAAAATTCAGGCCGGGTTTGAAAAAGACAATATCAGTTTTAAGGCAACCTCCAATAAGATCGATAAAAAGGATGTTGCCGAGCAAACCATTGCGCGATTGACCGTTGGTTCCAATGCCCGTGTGGCAAAGGTGGAAGCCAAAGAAACAAAAGAGCAGCCCCCCTTGCTATTTGATTTGACATCGCTGCAACAGGATGCAAATAAAAAATATGGTTATTCGGCAGATCAGACACTGAGTATTGCACAAACACTTTACGAAAAGAAGGTCATTACTTATCCGCGTACGGGTTCCCGTTACATCGGTGAGGATGTTTTTGAAGAAATTGGCGCACTTTTTCAACATTTAGCAGATACCGCGGATGAATCCATCGCATCGATTGCAAAAAATCTGATCGGCGCAAAATTGAACAAACGTTCTGTCGATGACAAAAAGGTAACAGATCACCACGCCTTGTTGGTGACGGATGAAAAGCCGGGGCCCATGCTCAAAGAGCAACAGAACGTTTACAATATGATTGCCAAGCGTATGGTGGAAAGTTTCTCGGAAGTTTGTATAAAAGATATTACCACCGTGACAATTGATGCGCAGGGAGTTGAACTTATCGCCAAAGGTACTGTGATCAAGCAATACGGCTGGCGTCTTTCCGCGGAGCAGATCGAAGCGCCTGATGAAGATAAGAACAATGACGATCAGGATAATGAAAATGCGCAATTACCGAGGCTATTAGCCGAGGAATTATTGCAGGTTCTGACCCTCGAGCTTGCCGAACGTTTTACAAAAGCAAGACCTATCCATACGGAAGCTTCTTTACTAAAGGCCATGGAAACTTCTGGAAAGGAAATTGAAGATGATGAGATGCGTCAGGCCATGAAGGACTGTGGACTTGGTACACCTGCTACGCGTGCTGCAACCATCGAAACACTTTTTCAACGTGATTATATTAAGCGCGACAAGAAAAAACTGATTCCAACGGAAAAGGGGCTTGCGGTATACAATCTTGTAAAAGATCGTTCCATTGCCAAAGTAACCTTGACCGGTAAATGGGAGCAGAAGCTGGAGGAAATGCGGGCCAATAAAGTGTCTTACGATGTTTTTATGAAACATATTAAGGACTATACGGCCAAAATCACAAAAGAATTGTTGACACTGCGGATTTCTCTCGTACAAGAGGAAGTTAAACCTCAACAAAAAGGGAAGATAAAATGTCCGAAATGTGAGAAGGGATTGATTTTGCTCTACGATAAAGTGGCCCAGTGCGACCATTATGCCCGTGGATGTGATTTTAAGATCTGGCGGACATTAAATGGTATCTTTCTGGACGAAAAAGAGATGAAGAACCTGCTGGAGAAAGGAAAAACCTCCGAGTTTAAAGGCGTAAAAAATAACGAGGGCGCCATTGTCACTGCGCCGCTTGTATTTGAAAATTTCAAGGTTAACGTGGGATAA
- a CDS encoding deoxyguanosinetriphosphate triphosphohydrolase, with the protein MSEKMNWKDLLSAKRWGYEDRSVDSYLVARSEFQRDYDRLIFSSPFRRLQNKTQVFPLPGAVFVHNRLTHSLEVASVGRSLGRMFYAQLKEENPNLDNDYPFLQEVGNIISAACLSHDLGNPAFGHSGESAISTYFTDGDGRKYQEQVTAEEWADLTHFEGNANALRILTHAFQGKDPKGFALTYTSLASIVKYPCLAIDGHLKKSHHRKKYGFFTEEQKAFEKIANELGLLKDPANPKGYLRHPLVYLVEAADDICYNIIDLEDAHHLKILSYQEVEELLLPLCGKENLRDRLDGLLDTPSRVALLRAKAINTLIKGCVDVFVREQDKFLSGSFGSALMDALDEEIVTQMNKISKISIAKIYNAPTVVQIEIAGYRVMDALLKEFVPAYLKKNKNNYDKKLVALIPEQFYTDKQDSYSKIRCVLDFVSGMTDVYAIELYRKIKGITIPSIE; encoded by the coding sequence ATGTCTGAAAAAATGAATTGGAAAGATTTGCTCTCTGCAAAGCGCTGGGGTTACGAAGATCGGAGCGTAGATAGTTACCTTGTGGCCCGGTCGGAATTTCAACGGGATTATGATCGTTTGATCTTTTCATCCCCATTTCGGAGATTACAGAATAAGACGCAGGTTTTTCCACTTCCCGGCGCTGTATTCGTGCATAATAGATTAACTCATAGTCTAGAAGTTGCCAGTGTGGGCCGCTCTTTGGGGCGTATGTTTTATGCGCAGTTGAAAGAGGAAAATCCAAACCTGGATAATGATTACCCCTTTTTGCAAGAAGTCGGAAATATTATCTCTGCGGCATGTCTTTCACATGACCTGGGCAACCCTGCCTTTGGCCACTCGGGTGAATCTGCCATATCCACGTATTTCACAGATGGAGATGGACGTAAATACCAAGAGCAGGTAACGGCCGAAGAATGGGCCGATCTGACCCATTTTGAAGGAAATGCAAATGCCCTGCGGATTCTCACGCATGCCTTCCAAGGAAAGGATCCCAAAGGTTTTGCATTGACCTATACTTCCCTGGCTTCGATTGTAAAATACCCCTGTCTGGCAATAGATGGCCACCTTAAGAAGAGCCATCACCGCAAGAAATATGGCTTTTTTACAGAAGAACAAAAGGCGTTTGAGAAGATTGCCAATGAATTGGGACTATTAAAAGATCCCGCTAATCCAAAGGGCTATCTGAGACACCCCTTGGTTTATCTCGTGGAGGCTGCAGATGATATCTGTTACAATATTATTGACTTAGAAGATGCTCATCACCTTAAAATATTGTCCTATCAAGAAGTGGAAGAATTACTATTGCCACTATGTGGTAAAGAAAATCTTCGTGACAGACTCGATGGATTGCTGGATACCCCAAGCCGCGTAGCATTGTTACGTGCCAAAGCGATCAATACCTTGATTAAAGGATGTGTTGATGTCTTTGTACGTGAGCAGGACAAGTTTCTGTCAGGATCTTTCGGATCAGCGTTGATGGATGCCCTAGATGAAGAGATTGTTACACAAATGAACAAAATCTCGAAGATTTCCATTGCAAAAATCTATAATGCACCTACGGTTGTACAGATTGAGATTGCTGGCTACCGGGTGATGGATGCCCTATTGAAAGAGTTTGTTCCGGCATACCTGAAGAAGAATAAGAACAACTATGATAAAAAGCTAGTTGCGTTAATTCCTGAGCAATTTTATACGGACAAACAAGATTCGTATTCAAAAATTCGTTGTGTATTGGATTTTGTTTCAGGTATGACTGATGTTTATGCGATAGAGTTGTATCGTAAAATCAAGGGAATAACGATACCATCAATAGAATAG